In Acomys russatus chromosome 9, mAcoRus1.1, whole genome shotgun sequence, the following are encoded in one genomic region:
- the LOC127194017 gene encoding aldo-keto reductase family 1 member C18, translated as MSSKVQKIELNDGHSIPVLGFGTYATEEHLKKKSMDSTKIAIDVGFRHIDCSYLYQNEEEIGQAILSKIEDGTVKREDIFYTSKLWSTSHRPELVRPSLECSLRKLNMDYVDLYLIHFPVSLKPGDELFPWDEHGKLLLDTVDLCETWEAMEKCKDAGLAKSIGVSNFNRRQLEMILNKPGLKYKPVCNQVECHPYLNQSQLLDYCKMNDIILVAYGALGTQRYKYCIKEDTPFLLDDPVLCAMAKKYKRTPALIALRYQLERGVVVLAKSFSEERIRENMQVFDFQLASDDMKILDDLNKNLRYFPADMFKAHPNFPFFDEY; from the exons catCTTAAGAAAAAGTCTATGGATTCCACCAAAATAGCTATAGATGTTGGGTTCCGCCATATTGATTGTTCTTACTTATaccaaaatgaagaagaaataggcCAGGCCATTCTAAGCAAGATTGAAGATGGCACTGTGAAAAGGGAAGATATATTCTATACTTCAAAG CTTTGGTCAACTTCCCATCGTCCAGAGTTGGTCAGACCCAGCTTGGAATGTTCACTGAGGAAACTTAACATGGACTATGTGGACCTCTATCTCATTCACTTCCCAGTGTCTCTAAAG CCAGGGGATGAGCTGTTTCCGTGGGATGAGCATGGAAAGTTACTACTTGAcacagtggatctctgtgagacttGGGAG GCCATGGAGAAGTGTAAGGATGCAGGACTAGCTAAGTCCATCGGGGTGTCCAACTTTAACCGCAGGCAGCTGGAGATGATCCTGAACAAGCCAGGGCTCAAGTACAAGCCTGTGTGCAACCAG GTAGAATGTCATCCTTATCTGAACCAGAGCCAACTGCTGGATTACTGCAAGATGAATGACATCATTCTGGTCGCCTATGGTGCCCTGGGAACTCAGAGATACAAATATTG TATTAAGGAGGATACCCCATTTCTCTTGGATGATCCAGTTCTTTGTGCCATGGCAAAGAAGTATAAGCGGACTCCAGCCCTGATTGCCCTTCGCTACCAGCTGGAGCGTGGGGTTGTGGTCCTGGCCAAGAGCTTCAGTGAGGAGCGCATCAGAGAGAACATGCAG GTCTTTGATTTCCAATTGGCTTCAGATGACATGAAAATTTTGGATGACCTGAACAAAAATCTTCGGTACTTTCCCGCTGATAT GTTTAAAGCTCACCCTAACTTTCCATTCTTTGATGAGTATTAG